One region of Vibrio cidicii genomic DNA includes:
- a CDS encoding efflux RND transporter permease subunit: MNIAEYSIKNRVISWLFIIILAIGGVTSFLNLGRLEDPAFTIKDAMIIATYPGATSKEVEEELTYPLEKEIRQLPYIDHITSTSSNGMSQIMVSMKMDYGPDELPQIWDEMRRKINDLKPALPSGVQSLQIIDDFGDVYGVMIMLSGDGYDYVELKRYADHLTRELELINGVGKVAIAGDQQEMLFVEISLDRLAALNLDMNTVAGLLNQQNNVVASGEVMVNGESLTIRPSGTLTSVEALENLIIHGRDTGNLIRLKDVATIRRDIQEKPTNVVTFNGKPAISLGISFASGVNVVEVGQKVSQELALLESIKPAGVELNYFYNQAAEVDTSVQDFIVSLAQAVAIVIIVLLFAMGMRSGIIIGFVLLLTVFGTFILMDYNKIELHRISLGALIIALGMLVDNAIVVVEGILVGLKKGRTKVQAAVDIVKQTQWPLLGATVIAITAFAPIGLSQDATGEFMGSLFWVLCYSLFLSWVTALTITPFLADLLLKEEEKGSDTEEDPYKGALFVIFSAMLKFALRFRWLTVTAMVGLLVAAVLAFGIVKQSFFPPSNTPMFYVDMWMPQGTDIRQTVLQTEKVERFIRQHKQVEFVSTSIGQGMQRFALTYQPEKSYEAYAQLQVRALDRESMFALLDELAQALPSQFEKPTFQFKLMEFGPSPASKIEARISGPDPQILRDIAKQVEDVLHTDPGARNIRHDWRERTKELVPQFNESKARRLGISKEDLSNTLQMAFGGNTMGLLRDGTHILPIVGRLPEAERVDFSSMQNVKIWSPSLQTYVPVDQVIDGVTLDWAEPLIQRRDRKRTLTVLADHDILSDDTPASLFARIQPKVMALPLPDGYSITWGGEYESSKDAQQALFGSLPMGYLLMFVITILLFNSLKKPLVIWFTVPLSIIGVSFGLLSTNMPFSFTAFLGLLSLSGMILKNGIVLLDQINIELASGKDPYQAIIDSAVSRVRPVSMAALTTILGMIPLMFDAFFGSMAITIMAGLGFATVLTLIVVPVMFAILFGIKPNMAR, encoded by the coding sequence ATGAATATCGCAGAATACTCCATCAAGAACCGGGTCATTAGCTGGCTGTTTATTATTATTCTAGCCATTGGCGGCGTAACCTCTTTCCTTAATCTCGGCCGCTTGGAAGATCCCGCTTTTACCATTAAAGATGCAATGATTATTGCAACTTATCCCGGCGCGACCTCAAAAGAGGTGGAAGAGGAACTGACTTATCCACTGGAGAAAGAGATCCGCCAGCTTCCATATATAGACCATATTACTTCGACGTCATCGAATGGCATGTCGCAAATCATGGTAAGTATGAAGATGGATTATGGTCCCGATGAGCTGCCACAGATTTGGGATGAAATGCGGCGCAAGATCAATGATCTCAAGCCCGCATTACCTTCGGGAGTCCAGTCTTTGCAGATCATTGATGATTTCGGTGATGTGTACGGTGTGATGATCATGCTCAGTGGCGATGGCTACGATTATGTAGAGCTCAAACGTTACGCCGATCACCTGACCCGTGAGTTGGAATTGATTAACGGTGTGGGTAAGGTTGCGATTGCTGGCGATCAGCAAGAGATGTTGTTTGTCGAGATCTCGCTTGATCGTCTGGCGGCTTTAAACCTAGACATGAATACCGTTGCTGGACTGCTTAACCAACAGAATAATGTGGTGGCCTCTGGTGAAGTGATGGTGAACGGTGAAAGCCTGACTATTCGCCCGAGTGGCACTTTAACGTCAGTCGAAGCGCTGGAAAATCTAATCATTCATGGCCGTGACACGGGCAACCTGATCCGCCTCAAAGATGTCGCTACTATTCGCAGAGATATCCAAGAGAAGCCGACCAACGTTGTCACGTTCAACGGCAAGCCAGCAATCAGTTTAGGGATCTCCTTTGCCTCAGGTGTCAACGTGGTGGAAGTCGGGCAGAAAGTCAGCCAAGAGTTAGCGTTGCTTGAATCGATAAAACCCGCCGGCGTTGAACTGAACTATTTCTACAATCAAGCCGCCGAAGTCGATACCTCGGTGCAAGATTTTATCGTCAGCCTCGCGCAGGCCGTTGCCATCGTGATCATCGTTTTGCTGTTTGCCATGGGTATGCGCAGTGGCATCATCATCGGTTTTGTGCTGCTTCTTACCGTGTTTGGTACTTTTATCTTGATGGATTACAACAAGATAGAACTTCACCGTATTTCGCTCGGCGCGTTGATCATCGCACTGGGTATGCTGGTGGATAACGCCATTGTGGTGGTGGAAGGGATACTGGTTGGTCTGAAGAAAGGGCGAACTAAAGTGCAGGCGGCGGTTGATATCGTCAAGCAAACACAATGGCCACTGCTTGGGGCAACGGTGATCGCGATTACCGCTTTTGCTCCGATTGGCTTGTCGCAAGACGCGACAGGGGAGTTTATGGGATCGCTGTTTTGGGTGTTGTGTTACTCCCTATTCCTCAGTTGGGTGACCGCGTTAACCATTACGCCATTTTTAGCCGATTTGCTGCTCAAAGAGGAAGAAAAAGGCAGTGACACAGAGGAAGACCCTTATAAGGGCGCGTTGTTTGTAATTTTCTCTGCGATGCTCAAATTTGCTCTGCGCTTCCGTTGGCTGACCGTCACCGCCATGGTAGGGCTATTGGTTGCGGCGGTGCTTGCTTTTGGCATTGTGAAGCAGTCTTTCTTCCCGCCGTCGAATACGCCGATGTTTTACGTCGACATGTGGATGCCGCAAGGAACCGATATCCGTCAAACGGTGCTGCAGACCGAAAAGGTCGAGCGTTTTATTCGCCAGCACAAGCAAGTGGAGTTTGTGTCGACGTCCATTGGTCAGGGGATGCAGCGTTTTGCTTTGACCTATCAACCGGAAAAGAGCTATGAAGCGTATGCGCAATTGCAGGTGCGTGCCCTCGACAGAGAGAGCATGTTTGCCCTGTTGGATGAACTGGCGCAAGCGCTGCCGAGCCAGTTTGAGAAGCCGACGTTCCAGTTTAAATTGATGGAATTTGGCCCATCGCCGGCATCTAAGATAGAAGCGCGTATTTCAGGCCCTGATCCACAAATATTGCGAGATATAGCAAAGCAAGTTGAGGATGTGCTACACACTGATCCGGGAGCGAGAAACATTCGTCACGACTGGCGTGAACGCACCAAAGAATTAGTGCCGCAATTTAACGAGTCGAAAGCGCGTCGTTTGGGTATCTCCAAAGAAGATCTGTCGAACACACTGCAAATGGCGTTTGGCGGAAATACCATGGGGTTACTGAGAGATGGGACACATATTTTGCCGATCGTCGGTCGCTTACCCGAAGCAGAGCGGGTCGATTTTTCATCGATGCAGAATGTGAAGATCTGGAGCCCGTCGCTACAGACTTACGTTCCGGTAGACCAGGTCATCGATGGGGTGACACTTGATTGGGCGGAGCCTTTGATTCAGCGTCGTGACCGTAAACGCACCCTAACAGTGCTGGCCGACCACGACATTTTGAGTGACGATACACCAGCCAGTCTTTTCGCGCGTATCCAGCCGAAAGTGATGGCACTGCCTCTACCCGATGGCTACAGCATCACTTGGGGTGGTGAGTATGAGTCGTCGAAAGATGCTCAGCAAGCGCTGTTTGGCTCGCTTCCTATGGGTTACTTGCTGATGTTTGTTATTACTATTTTGCTGTTTAACTCGCTGAAAAAACCGCTGGTAATTTGGTTTACCGTGCCACTTTCGATCATTGGTGTTTCGTTTGGCTTGTTAAGCACCAATATGCCGTTTAGCTTTACTGCCTTTTTGGGGCTACTGAGCTTAAGTGGCATGATTTTGAAAAATGGCATTGTGCTGCTGGATCAAATCAATATTGAGCTTGCGTCGGGGAAAGATCCTTATCAGGCGATTATTGACAGTGCGGTGAGCCGGGTGCGCCCTGTTAGCATGGCCGCATTGACAACGATTTTGGGTATGATCCCACTGATGTTTGATGCCTTTTTCGGCTCAATGGCAATCACAATTATGGCAGGGCTAGGTTTCGCCACGGTTCTGACGCTGATTGTCGTCCCTGTGATGTTTGCCATTTTGTTTGGCATAAAGCCCAATATGGCTCGTTAA